The Labrus bergylta chromosome 14, fLabBer1.1, whole genome shotgun sequence region CCACAAAGAAATAACAGGTTTTTACAACAGTTATAAACTTGTACTGTATATTTATAAAGCGTTTGAGTTTCTGTTTGAGTTATAGAAACATTATTCCATTTCTTGTTATGCCTTATACTTTATGCAACgctctttatgtgttttttttttgtccagctGTAACGAATCTAGAGATAAAACACTGAACCACTCCTGAACAACTTAACATTTTTCTCACTCTCACCATCACTTCAACTTGAAaagcctttttgttttcactgtacTGTATTTTGCGGCGTGTTTAAGGAGGCTTTCTGTATGTTTACTTACATAATAAATCACAATGTTATACCCAAGGTATGTCAAACATtaataagaaaaatgtattctttgtcattttctgcTCTATTGTATAAAATTagtttgaaaaaatatgatTGCCTGCTGAAGCACTGCTGCCCTACTCCTGTTTTTTGTACGTGTGTACGTAGATGCTGTGTGTTAATTCATTAAATGACTAAAAGGAAAAAGGGTGTTTGACTGAAGAGAGAACCATGGCCCTGTTTGGTATATTTATTATGACTTATCCAAACAAACCTGACATTAAGGTTGACTCTGTATTCAAAATAATTTGAATATGCTTCACCTAAAGCTGATTCATCAGTAAAATCTTACACATCTCAGAATTTACAATCTAAAAATGTTATATATGAGAATATAAATTACTCATAGAGGAACATTTGAATGCTGAATGAGTATTTTGACTTTGCTATTCTGAGACTCAGGCATCCGTTGAGTGTACATTAGATTTTTGTCTCCTTGGTTTTTCATTTGAGGACTTGGCCTtgtattaaattattttaactCTGAGTGAAGGCTCTCAGAATCTATTCTAACGCTGAAAAATAACAAATGCCATCAGAGAGATTTCACATAAGCATAAAAgtcacatttataaaataatgtaGTCAGGAAAAAAACAGGTTCATGATCTGCAattatcagtttatttatttttgatactGTTAGGTGACATGTGAGAGATTCCTGGAGAGCGAAAACTGCGACTTCCTTTCTCCACCAGAGGCCTCCAATGTGCAAAAGTGACGAGATGCAGTTTTAAAGGGCCGTTGTCGGAAGTCACTCAGCTGTAAACAGCAAGTCATGGCTTCTGGAGGAACGGTGTTGAAGACGTGTGGTTCTAccttaaacaaacatttatcatttGGGGAAGTTTTTGTCATTGGTTTCAACTAGAGCTTGCATCCATTGAGATGTACGTGTTCCTTATTACATTATcatcatacagtatatacacaatACAAGATAAATTAACAGCAGATAATGTTTATACATGCTAATATAGTTCTGAAATATCAAATAATCAAGGCTTTTTACATACAGTAAGGCATAGAATATATATGTACAGAACTAACCTAAAGGTATTAGTATCAAACATATGTCAAATATTCacactgcaacaaaacaaagaattcaaaacattttagagTATATACAAAAATACTTATGCAAATGCCCCTAGGAATATCTTATAGAAAAAATAACAGGAATCTCATCAGGAGGACATCACATCATGTATGAAACATGCACTTTCCGCAGAGGGTTTCAGTTCAGCGGTGGGTCACATGTCTAGATGTTATGGGGTGACTGTGAATCACtgagaaaaaaagcatttcttgGTGCAGGGATACTTGGTCTACTGTGCTCATTGGTCCTCGTTTAGTACCTCAAACTCTCACCTGTGCTCTGAGATCTTGTTTGGTGAGTCCTACAGTACTCAGTAATAATCTCACATGGATCTCTATCGTACTCGCTACACTTTGGACTCGCTCTCTATGTTGGCAATGTCCCCGTTCCTCTCAGTCTGCTCGCTCTTCCCCTCTTTGTCCTCACTGGTTTTTGTCACTGGAGCCTCCTGCTCAGACTCCGGCAGTCCCTGCTGGCTCAGTTTACTGGCCAGAGACCAGGTGAGGGGCAGGCGGGTGCGGTTGGTCATATCAGCCAGCTCTTTGGCACTACAGGCGGGTGTGTTCGTCTCGTAGATATCATGGAAGCTGTTGTAGTCCACCTCGTAGAAGCCGTCCTCCAGCGTCAGGACCGGTGTGAAGCGGTAGCCCCACTTGATCTCGCTGCTGATGTAAGAGCTCCTAGCCTGGCACGTCATGCCTGGAGACATAATATAACAATTGGGATTGAAATGTGTAGATTTAGAGGGGAAACACGGGTTTGAATACACATTTACTAAATACCATAATACGAGTTTTATTTAGTCAGACTTTGGGTTTCTCTCACATTTCTGATTTTCCCAAAGTACAACAAGCACGAATGACTTTTCTTCCCATAATTCTATGTGAGATGTAAAGTATAACATATATTTAAGGCGGCTGTGGGTTACTTTCATTTAGTCGATTTTGGTGGCCCTATGTGTACAGAGCTCTttgtctttacatttatttgacacACTTATAAACTCATAAACAATCATCGAAACAATAATTGAAATCACACTCATTCCACACTCATTCCCTACTCCCCATAGGGAGGTATGTGGTATACGAGGTATACggactatatagtgcactcatttggtttctgttttaaattgtCCACATAAACTGTACGTGTTTACCACTACTGCAAACATCACTACCAAACCCTAACCCCAACCTTAACTCTACCAAACAGTAAAGTGACAAACTTCCTTTCTCTTTAAAGAACATCTGTAAGTTTACCTGTCTCTATGAGATCACAATCTCTGTCTCAGGTGACTTTTTCTGCACCTCTAATAACTCTTGATGGAAACCTGTGCCTGAGATAATCCAGTGAACTAAAAGTGTCATATTGacaacacatacagtacatgttttctgtcttttcatgtAGACCAACCACTTTTAGATGAAAACATATCGGCTCAATAATGCTAAAACACATGATATCAGTCTGGGGGATCTGAACACACTTAATTCTGCAGTTTTCCACATATAACCAAACAGTGACCACTTACAGGAACACAGCTCCATGTATCTAAAGGGGCGATGGGTTTTGATAGTTTCCCAACATCATTTACCCATGATTTATTTATAGTGTCATCTTTGGAAAGTCCTCTGTGAGCCTCTAGCAGATGCTTCAAAACACCTAAAGGCATTATGTAACCGGTTTATTCTACCTTGGCTAATAGTGAGGAAAATTACCAGATTAAGCAATAGGCAGCACCGGCTCAACACCTTCTGATCGTACATATTACTATGTATTTCTATCCAGGGATTGTTGGCAGGTGATGCAAATGTGAGGTGAGCACATGTCTCTACCTGTGGAGCTTATAGGGTATTTTATAACGCTGCAGGGCGACAGGATAGTCAAGGGATTACTATAGTTAATAGAATACATCCATTGGGAACAAATAAAGTCTTTACAGAATTGAATGGCGATTGATAATTATAGGTCAATTTCACATCAACATTGtcatcctttgttttatttttgtcttattGGATTACAAAAAGGATCAGTCATTGGCTTGGATTGTAATAACGATGCTGTTTTGCACACTGAACCTTCTGTAAATACAATCTTCTGAAATAACAtttctaataataaaaaagggaCCCTGGTTCTGTGGTTCACATGTTGCAGTAAATGAacgatttctttttttgggacAGCATTATGGACAAAGACACTAAGATTTTCTGCACCCGTCTTTCCCATGTCCCGGCGAAAAGGGGGACAAACAATGGACAAATACCTATAAGAGGATATGTGCAATGTAAATTATACTGTGCTTTTCctaataaaaagaacatttaaaaaaataaaaataaataacaaagggTGACGGTGGATTTAAGATATTGCACAAAATCagtaaatcaattaaaaaacacatttcacaatATTAGAACTTGTGCATCATAATATATGTAtacaaaaatgtgatttttactCACCTGTGGCCTCCACCATCCCCTCCAGAATCACGACTATCTCCAAGTCCTCATTTTCCAGGTATGCTTGTGAGATATCCCAGAAGGGGCTGTTCTGATTAATCTCATGGCAGATGATGAGCGGCGACACGAGGAAAAGCCTGTCATCTCCTGTGTTGTAGCCCACATTCATGTCTGTCTGGTTCAGGGGAATGAACTCCCCTTCCTTGGTCTGCTTTGACTTGATAAGCTTGGCCCTGATTGAAGCCTCAACGATGTGCGAGTTTCGGAGGTCTCCGACTCTGAACATCAGGCACAGTCGTCCATCTCTCATGGAGATGACCGCATTGGTGGAAAACACAAGAGTCTCGGCTCGCTTCTTGGGCTGTGAGATCTTAACAAACATGCAACCCACCATGAAGGCATTCACAATAGATCCCAGCACTGACTGGATTAAAAGCAGAACTATCCCCTCAGGGCATTTGTCCGTTATTACTCTGTATCCGTAACCGATTGTGGTCTCTGTCTCAATGGAGAACAGAAAGGCTGATACAAAACTGTTGAGGTTATTGACACATGGAGTCCACTGGTTGTCTGATAAATGGTCCAGATCACCGCGAAGGTAAGCGATAAGCCACCACATGAAGCCAAAGAAGAGCCAGGTCACCGTGTACACCAACACGAAGATGAAGAGGTTGAACCTCCATTTGAGATCTACCAGTGTGGTGAAAATGTCTGTGAGATAGCGGTAAGTCTCTCTAACGTTCCCATGGTGAACGTTGCACTTTCCGTCTTTCTGGACGTACCGCTGGACCCTCTTCGACCGTTCAACTCTTGCCAGCTGCTTGGGCAGGTCCTCGCGGGCCTGCTTCGGCAACTTTGGCTGTCTGATGATGGCCGGGCTCTCCACATCCTGCTCCATGAGGTTTTTAGGTGGAATCAAGCCTGGAAGAGAAGACATGAAGATAAATGGTGAGGTTAATTTAAGTCAGTCCAAGCATGGGGGAACCTTGTTTCTGCCTTGATTCAAAGAAAGTACAGATGATGGATACTTTATAAGTGGACTGATGCAAAGTTCTTTGACTCAAATACTTAAGTAAACTACTTCATACTTCCACTTCACTAAGTTTCAGAGGTAAATATTGGACTTTATACTTTGGCTGTCCCTGAAAAATCTAAGATATGCATATTTAGCAGGGTAATTGATTTTATTTGGAGATGTTAGGAGTGGGAAAAAGTAACAAATAGTTTTTCCATAGCTGAGTGGCGGCTACACAAACAGCACATACATGCTGATTATATCTTTAACAATAGACCTCCTCCTACTCTGCTATTGTTTCCAATACCCCCAGCACCAGTGTTTAGACTTACTAGTAGTACTAAACGGTCTCAGCATGAAACACTGCAGCTATGGTAAGGCTGAGAAAACGTGTAACCACCCACACCGCCAAGAGCGAGCTACACTTGGTCACAGAAACTGGCGCAGTACGGAGACTGAAGTTAGGCTGTGATGCATCGTGGGTGTTTGGGAGCTCCTCAGCACCCATGGGTAAATCATACTGTGATGTGGCCATATCTGAGAAATGAGATAATTACCCACTGACAATAAATAGAGGATTGGAAATGGTGTCAAAGCAGAGATTTAACTGTGACCTAAATTGTGCCCATTTCTATATTTAACTGTTTTGGTATGCCAACTGTCCCTGTTAGGTTTGGACCACTGAGTTTTCATACAGTCAAACATAGAAAATCATTTTGTATCACCTTCTGAATAGTTTACATCAGACTGAACTAGGTAGAACAAACCATTTTCTGGCTAATAGTTCAGGTCTCCTTTATTGcagaatagaaaaataaattacaactTGTATCTTTAACATAAAACTTGACTTGACCTCTATGAAAAACGACATGAGGTCAAGGACAGATGTGAAAAGACAATAGAGCTGAGACCAACTCTACTTTTAGTAGAGTAGGTATTGATGCTACAGAGGTATTGTTGACATGAGTCTACTGTGAAGGAAGGAAGTTTTATTTTGACCCAATAAAGTTTTGCATATTCTGACTTACAGTTTTGATATTGGGTGGTTATTGTGGTCTCAATATGGCCCTCAATTCATGGCTTTCCCACAGGAAGCGTTTCGCCAAGAAGGACAAGAGACCCCGGTCCATGTCGACTATTTTGGTCCAGCTAAACCCAACCAATCTGTGACGGTTTTACAATGTTCAGATATACTTTGTTTAGGCACCTACAGTAAAGTTCTTTGCTCGATTTAGGAAGAGGTCATGGCTAAGCCGAAAATATAAATACTGTGATGGAAAAACCAACAAGAGTAAGCTAGGTTTTGTAAGTGTATGGACCCAACTGCAACAAAGATGATCCCCAACAACACATGCACTGCATTACTTATGGTGCGGGATGACTTCACAAGGGCAAATGATACAAGACTTCAAAGCATTGTTGCCAATGCTAATGGTTTCATAAAACTCCTCATCTCAGTTCTTGTGGGATTAACATGTTAGCTTTAGCATGTGGAAGAATCCATCCATGCGCAATGAATGCACACAGGTGGAAACATAAACAGGTAAACCATCCAATAAATTCCTTAGATCTTAAATAAGTGATTTGACGAAGTTATTGGAAGAACGTGACAGCAACAAATACCACATCCTTTGTCCCATTTTCGTCAGAGCGTTGAATTTACTGATAGATGTCAGGATGTTTATTGAATGTCACCAAAATTATAAAGAGGGGGGGAAAAGCCACACGGAAAAATAGCTTACTCTAGCTTTTAATATTGACATTTGACATGACAGAATAAATGAACAGTGAACTGGGGTAAAGTCCTGTGTGTAACCCCATTGGTAATGctaaccaatcacagcacagtATGTAAGGACTAAGAGGAAATCTGTGGAGAGAAATAGTTATAGTTATAGTTAGTAATACTTATAATTTGTTGAAGCGGCAATAATTGAAGCACacagctgtttatttttaaacagctgTGTGCTTCAATTATTGCCGCTTCAACAAATTATAAGGGTTATAATTCAAAGTAAGGATTGCTCTGGGTAGCTTAAGAAGATCAGAATTCAAGCACTGAATTACCTTCCTTAGCATTTAGATAATTTTACCAGCTGTTCACATGGCTGCCAAGTAGTTACTTgtgggtcatttcactcagttagaaTATTCCCCCTAggacaaatatataaatataaactaaaAGGCTATAACATGCAGCTCTCTGCTGGACAACAAAGTAATGCTAGTAATATTTTCATGCAGTTTTTTGCTTAGTAATTGGTTTgaatttaaaattaatttagaaataaagactaaaacattaacatttcaaataattCCACACTATGAatggcatttcttttttttttttttttttttacaaggaaaTACATTCATTGAGTGTTACTTCATTTCTCAGTTTGATTTTATATAACTTAAATCTTTGATAAACCagttgctggaaaaaaaaccaaacacgTGTTTTGAGTTTT contains the following coding sequences:
- the kcnj6 gene encoding G protein-activated inward rectifier potassium channel 2; protein product: MEQDVESPAIIRQPKLPKQAREDLPKQLARVERSKRVQRYVQKDGKCNVHHGNVRETYRYLTDIFTTLVDLKWRFNLFIFVLVYTVTWLFFGFMWWLIAYLRGDLDHLSDNQWTPCVNNLNSFVSAFLFSIETETTIGYGYRVITDKCPEGIVLLLIQSVLGSIVNAFMVGCMFVKISQPKKRAETLVFSTNAVISMRDGRLCLMFRVGDLRNSHIVEASIRAKLIKSKQTKEGEFIPLNQTDMNVGYNTGDDRLFLVSPLIICHEINQNSPFWDISQAYLENEDLEIVVILEGMVEATGMTCQARSSYISSEIKWGYRFTPVLTLEDGFYEVDYNSFHDIYETNTPACSAKELADMTNRTRLPLTWSLASKLSQQGLPESEQEAPVTKTSEDKEGKSEQTERNGDIANIESESKV